A single region of the Triticum dicoccoides isolate Atlit2015 ecotype Zavitan chromosome 2B, WEW_v2.0, whole genome shotgun sequence genome encodes:
- the LOC119365401 gene encoding acyclic sesquiterpene synthase-like produces the protein MTATRAVINLPGSPLSPPSGRCPSSSGLPCGVLPMRPSRSPRPTVAAVAKNRQLEVGENAASLQNQLLVLINGMDQKKVRETRRKQQLQEPEPAPSSHDTAGVATAAPLPLPASPPIQCFPTSSTNIHHQLSMLDVLEKIGISRHFAGEIKSVLDFTYSRWLQRDEEIMLETETCAMAFRILRMNGYDVSSDSLSHLTEASVHLNDTRSLLELYKVSQVSTSKDELILDSIGSWSGRLLKEQLRSSKAQRTTPLLREVEHALDGPFYTTLDRLEHKMNIEQFDFMEHQMLYLPWQRNQDLLALGVMDFSTSQIVCQQELQHLESWVKDSRLNQLPFARQKLAYFYLSAAGTMLPGELSDARILWAKNGALTTVVDDFFDVGGSKKELENLTTLVEMWDKHKEIQYYSKHVEIVFSAIYNSVNQLGAKASAVQGRNVTKHFVDIWQDLMRNMMTEVEWRETGYIPTPEEYMENAVVTFALGPIVLPALYFIGPKITEYTVRDTEYNELFRLMSTCGRLLNDVQTYEREYIDGKINSVSLLVHHSGGSMTILEAREELQEPIDTCRRDLLRLVLKEDSVMPRLCKELFWKMCKTCYFFYYKGDAFSSPEEKVGAVDAVIHEPLQLPMNLLPGLDLS, from the exons ATGACGGCGACAAGGGCCGTAATTAATCTGCCCGGCTCTCCTCTCTCGCCGCCAAGTGGTCGCTGCCCCTCGTCCTCCGGCCTACCATGCGGGGTGCTGCCCATGCGGCCGAGCAGATCTCCCCGGCCTACCGTCGCCGCAG TGGCCAAGAACAGGCAGCTGGAAGTCGGAGAAAATGCTGCAAGTCTGCAAAACCAGCTG TTAGTattaataaatggcatggatcagaAGAAGGTTAGAGAGACTAGAAGAAAGCAGCAGCTCCAGGAACCCGAACCGGCGCCATCTTCCCACGACACGGCAGGGGTGGCTACGGCGGCACCCTTGCCTTTGCCTGCCTCCCCTCCGATCCAATGCTTCCCAACGTCTTCCACAAATATACATCACCAACTATCCATGCTGGACGTCCTTGAAAAGATCGGAATATCCCGGCATTTTGCTGGTGAGATCAAGAGTGTCCTGGACTTCACTTACAG TCGTTGGTTGCAGAGAGACGAGGAGATCATGCTGGAGACGGAGACATGTGCAATGGCATTTCGTATCTTAAGGATGAACGGATACGACGTCTCATCTG ATAGCTTATCACATCTTACTGAAGCCTCCGTTCATCTGAATGATACGAGATCTTTGTTAGAACTATACAAGGTTTCCCAAGTCAGTACCTCGAAAGACGAGTTGATTCTGGACAGTATAGGATCCTGGTCAGGTCGCCTACTGAAGGAACAACTGAGATCTAGTAAGGCACAAAGAACGACACCACTCCTAAGAGAG GTAGAACATGCTCTTGATGGCCCCTTCTACACTACGTTGGACCGTCTAGAGCATAAGATGAACATCGAACAATTTGACTTTATGGAGCATCAGATGCTATACTT GCCTTGGCAGAGAAATCAAGACCTGCTAGCTTTGGGTGTCATGGATTTCAGTACAAGTCAAATTGTGTGCCAACAAGAGCTTCAACATCTCGAGAG TTGGGTGAAAGATAGCAGGTTAAACCAGTTACCTTTTGCACGACAAAAGTTAGCCTATTTCTACCTCTCTGCCGCCGGCACCATGTTGCCTGGAGAGTTATCCGATGCTCGGATTCTATGGGCCAAGAACGGTGCGCTTACGACGGTCGTTGACGACTTCTTTGATGTCGGGGGATCAAAAAAAGAATTGGAGAATCTCACCACATTAGTTGAGAT GTGGGATAAGCACAAGGAAATTCAGTACTACTCCAAACATGTAGAGATTGTTTTTTCTGCAATCTACAACTCGGTGAACCAGCTTGGAGCAAAGGCTTCTGCGGTGCAGGGCCGCAATGTCACCAAACACTTTGTAGACATA TGGCAAGATTTGATGAGAAATATGATGACCGAGGTGGAATGGAGGGAGACCGGATACATTCCAACACCAGAGGAGTACATGGAGAATGCGGTTGTTACGTTTGCATTAGGCCCCATTGTGCTCCCAGCACTCTACTTTATTGGGCCAAAGATTACGGAGTATACCGTCAGAGATACTGAGTATAACGAGCTATTCAGACTAATGAGCACTTGTGGGCGTCTCCTGAACGATGTCCAAACCTACGAG AGGGAGTACATCGATGGTAAAATAAATAGCGTATCTCTGCTCGTTCATCATAGTGGTGGCTCGATGACCATACTAGAGGCCAGGGAAGAGCTGCAGGAGCCCATAGACACATGCAGGAGAGACTTGTTAAGGTTGGTCCTCAAAGAAGACAGTGTCATGCCTAGACTATGCAAGGAGTTGTTCTGGAAAATGTGCAAGACATGCTACTTTTTTTACTACAAAGGAGACGCATTCAGCTCGCCAGAGGAGAAGGTTGGTGCGGTGGATGCGGTGATCCATGAGCCGCTCCAGCTCCCCATGAATCTACTCCCTGGTCTCGACTTGTCCTAA